One region of Maylandia zebra isolate NMK-2024a linkage group LG10, Mzebra_GT3a, whole genome shotgun sequence genomic DNA includes:
- the LOC143420868 gene encoding uncharacterized protein LOC143420868 isoform X1 → MLLQIKCHCTLVLVSYASSKCTVNIAFHVKKIMCSISRLSESCSHVGAVLFAVEAGVKMRATCTSEQCKWLMPSHVKKIPACPVTLIDFSSAKSKKRKLECSIDGCTSTQKVGKSLPCPRVQRDSETYCRFFESLSKNCPRSAALMSREPYHKEFVPQSSMLPKTVPEYRTPETLQLPPKDLEELCLDFQLEELTLSQVQAVERATRSQSASSIWFRQRAGRVTASKLKQVLKTNPQQPSKSLIKAICYPEAYRFTTAATSYGCKHEAQARGAYEKLMSQEHAGFSCMDSGLWLNPKWPYMGSSPDGIVTCDCHGTGICEIKCPHSQKDAVNLRMRAGEKGFCLISDGDNVTLDPTHDYYYQIQAQLHIANAEYCDFVVWNRNDIFVERILPDLEFWDDAIPKVECFFRNSILPEILGQQVTNIHV, encoded by the exons ATGTTACTTCAAATAAAGTGCCATTGCACATTAGTATTAGTAAGCTATGCATCATCAAAATGTACTGTAAATATTGCATTTCATGTTAAAAAGATTATGTGCTCTATTTCCAGACTATCAGAATCATGCTCGCACGTTGGAGCTGTTCTTTTTGCAGTTGAAGCTGGGGTGAAAATGAGAGCGACATGCACATCAGAGCAGTGCAAGTGGCTGATGCCATCTCATGTTAAAAAG ATTCCTGCTTGCCCAGTAACTCTGATTGACTTCTCTTCAGCAAAGTCAAAAAAACGAAAGCTTGAGTGTTCCATTGATGGCTGCACAAGTACACAAAAGGTTGGGAAATCACTTCCATGCCCAAGAGTGCAGAGAGATTCAGAGACATACTGTAGGTTTTTTGAGAGTTTAAGCAAAAACTGTCCAAGGAGTGCAGCACTGATGTCTAGGGAACCTTACCACAAAGAATTTGTCCCCCAGTCTAGCATGCTTCCTAAAACTGTGCCTGAGTACAGAACACCAGAGACACTGCAGCTCCCCCCCAAAGACCTTGAAGAGCTATGCCTGGACTTCCAGCTTGAAGAGCTCACCCTGTCCCAAGTCCAGGCTGTAGAGAGGGCGACTCGAAGTCAGAGTGCAAGCAGTATTTGGTTTAGGCAAAGAGCTGGACGCGTAACTGCCTCTAAGCTGAAACAAGTTCTTAAGACCAACCCCCAGCAACCATCAAAGAGCTTGATCAAGGCCATATGCTATCCAGAGGCATATAGGTTCACCACAGCTGCTACAAG TTATGGATGCAAACATGAAGCACAAGCCAGAGGAGCATATGAGAAGCTTATGAGCCAGGAGCATGCAGGCTTCTCATGTATGGACAGCGGTCTCTGGCTGAACCCCAAGTGGCCATACATGGGGTCCTCCCCTGATGGGATAGTCACTTGTGACTGTCATGGAACTGGCATCTGCGAGATTAAG TGCCCACACTCTCAGAAAGATGCGGTCAACCTGCGCATGCGTGCTGGGGAGAAGGGCTTCTGCCTCATCAGTGACGGGGATAATGTCACACTGGACCCAACTCATGACTACTATTACCAAATTCAGGCACAGCTTCACATTGCAAATGCAGAGTACTGTGACTTTGTTGTGTGGAACCGCAATGACATATTTGTTGAAAGGATTTTGCCTGACCTTGAGTTTTGGGATGATGCGATTCCTAAAGTTGAGTGTTTTTTTAGAAACAGTATACTCCCAGAAATACTGGGACAGCAAGTTACAAACATACATGTGTAA
- the LOC101476467 gene encoding 15-hydroxyprostaglandin dehydrogenase [NAD(+)], whose translation MALNGKTAVVTGAAMGIGRSIAELLLQNGAKVAILDMNETAGQSLVETLNKEHGPDRALFLLCNVESEEEIKAAFQKTVETFGGIDILVNNAGIFNEITWEKTIGINLGGCIRGSYLVIEHMNKLTGGRGGVIINVASMAGIGLLSCCPVYTATKHAVVGFTRAFAAASVASGYGIRMNALCPGFVKTDLFSSIKSKLGQFSNLAGANQELIEKLGVLTLAEVVEGFLELVTDETKNGEALLVLPKEKKYATFSASPTD comes from the exons ATGGCTCTCAATGGTAAAACTGCAGTAGTGACCGGAGCTGCGATGGGAATAGGAAGATCAATAGCTGAACTTCTTCTGCAAAATGGTGCCAAG GTGGCCATCCTGGACATGAATGAAACTGCAGGACAGAGTTTAGTTGAAACCCTGAACAAAGAGCACGGACCAGACCGAGCCCTGTTCCTGCTGTGCAACGTAGAGTCAGAAGAGGAGATCAAAG CTGCCTTTCAGAAAACTGTAGAAACCTTTGGTGGAATTGACATCCTGGTCAACAATGCTGGCATCTTCAATGAGATAACGTGGGAGAAGACTATTGGCATCAACCTT GGTGGCTGTATTAGGGGGTCTTACCTGGTTATCGAGCACATGAACAAGCTGACTGGGGGTCGTGGAGGGGTCATCATCAATGTGGCATCCATGGCAG GTATTGGCCTTCTGTCTTGCTGCCCTGTGTATACAGCCACCAAGCATGCAGTGGTTGGGTTTACTCGAGCATTTGCG GCTGCCTCAGTTGCATCAGGCTATGGTATACGGATGAATGCCCTCTGCCCAGGATTCGTTAAAACGGACCTCTTCTCCTCTATCAAGTCCAAACTGGGACAATTCTCCAACTTGGCAGGTGCCAACCAGGAACTGATAGAAAAACTTGGCGTGTTAAC GCTTGCAGAAGTCGTCGAGGGCTTCCTTGAGCTCgtgacagatgagaccaaaaatGGAGAAGCTCTCCTAGTTCTCCCAAAAGAGAAGAAATATGCAACTTTTTCAGCATCACCCACTGATTAA
- the LOC143420868 gene encoding uncharacterized protein LOC143420868 isoform X3, translating to MAGLSESCSHVGAVLFAVEAGVKMRATCTSEQCKWLMPSHVKKIPACPVTLIDFSSAKSKKRKLECSIDGCTSTQKVGKSLPCPRVQRDSETYCRFFESLSKNCPRSAALMSREPYHKEFVPQSSMLPKTVPEYRTPETLQLPPKDLEELCLDFQLEELTLSQVQAVERATRSQSASSIWFRQRAGRVTASKLKQVLKTNPQQPSKSLIKAICYPEAYRFTTAATSYGCKHEAQARGAYEKLMSQEHAGFSCMDSGLWLNPKWPYMGSSPDGIVTCDCHGTGICEIKCPHSQKDAVNLRMRAGEKGFCLISDGDNVTLDPTHDYYYQIQAQLHIANAEYCDFVVWNRNDIFVERILPDLEFWDDAIPKVECFFRNSILPEILGQQVTNIHV from the exons ATGGCAGG ACTATCAGAATCATGCTCGCACGTTGGAGCTGTTCTTTTTGCAGTTGAAGCTGGGGTGAAAATGAGAGCGACATGCACATCAGAGCAGTGCAAGTGGCTGATGCCATCTCATGTTAAAAAG ATTCCTGCTTGCCCAGTAACTCTGATTGACTTCTCTTCAGCAAAGTCAAAAAAACGAAAGCTTGAGTGTTCCATTGATGGCTGCACAAGTACACAAAAGGTTGGGAAATCACTTCCATGCCCAAGAGTGCAGAGAGATTCAGAGACATACTGTAGGTTTTTTGAGAGTTTAAGCAAAAACTGTCCAAGGAGTGCAGCACTGATGTCTAGGGAACCTTACCACAAAGAATTTGTCCCCCAGTCTAGCATGCTTCCTAAAACTGTGCCTGAGTACAGAACACCAGAGACACTGCAGCTCCCCCCCAAAGACCTTGAAGAGCTATGCCTGGACTTCCAGCTTGAAGAGCTCACCCTGTCCCAAGTCCAGGCTGTAGAGAGGGCGACTCGAAGTCAGAGTGCAAGCAGTATTTGGTTTAGGCAAAGAGCTGGACGCGTAACTGCCTCTAAGCTGAAACAAGTTCTTAAGACCAACCCCCAGCAACCATCAAAGAGCTTGATCAAGGCCATATGCTATCCAGAGGCATATAGGTTCACCACAGCTGCTACAAG TTATGGATGCAAACATGAAGCACAAGCCAGAGGAGCATATGAGAAGCTTATGAGCCAGGAGCATGCAGGCTTCTCATGTATGGACAGCGGTCTCTGGCTGAACCCCAAGTGGCCATACATGGGGTCCTCCCCTGATGGGATAGTCACTTGTGACTGTCATGGAACTGGCATCTGCGAGATTAAG TGCCCACACTCTCAGAAAGATGCGGTCAACCTGCGCATGCGTGCTGGGGAGAAGGGCTTCTGCCTCATCAGTGACGGGGATAATGTCACACTGGACCCAACTCATGACTACTATTACCAAATTCAGGCACAGCTTCACATTGCAAATGCAGAGTACTGTGACTTTGTTGTGTGGAACCGCAATGACATATTTGTTGAAAGGATTTTGCCTGACCTTGAGTTTTGGGATGATGCGATTCCTAAAGTTGAGTGTTTTTTTAGAAACAGTATACTCCCAGAAATACTGGGACAGCAAGTTACAAACATACATGTGTAA
- the LOC143420868 gene encoding uncharacterized protein LOC143420868 isoform X2, which translates to MDTVWCLQGLSESCSHVGAVLFAVEAGVKMRATCTSEQCKWLMPSHVKKIPACPVTLIDFSSAKSKKRKLECSIDGCTSTQKVGKSLPCPRVQRDSETYCRFFESLSKNCPRSAALMSREPYHKEFVPQSSMLPKTVPEYRTPETLQLPPKDLEELCLDFQLEELTLSQVQAVERATRSQSASSIWFRQRAGRVTASKLKQVLKTNPQQPSKSLIKAICYPEAYRFTTAATSYGCKHEAQARGAYEKLMSQEHAGFSCMDSGLWLNPKWPYMGSSPDGIVTCDCHGTGICEIKCPHSQKDAVNLRMRAGEKGFCLISDGDNVTLDPTHDYYYQIQAQLHIANAEYCDFVVWNRNDIFVERILPDLEFWDDAIPKVECFFRNSILPEILGQQVTNIHV; encoded by the exons ATGGATACAGTTTGGTGTTTGCAAGG ACTATCAGAATCATGCTCGCACGTTGGAGCTGTTCTTTTTGCAGTTGAAGCTGGGGTGAAAATGAGAGCGACATGCACATCAGAGCAGTGCAAGTGGCTGATGCCATCTCATGTTAAAAAG ATTCCTGCTTGCCCAGTAACTCTGATTGACTTCTCTTCAGCAAAGTCAAAAAAACGAAAGCTTGAGTGTTCCATTGATGGCTGCACAAGTACACAAAAGGTTGGGAAATCACTTCCATGCCCAAGAGTGCAGAGAGATTCAGAGACATACTGTAGGTTTTTTGAGAGTTTAAGCAAAAACTGTCCAAGGAGTGCAGCACTGATGTCTAGGGAACCTTACCACAAAGAATTTGTCCCCCAGTCTAGCATGCTTCCTAAAACTGTGCCTGAGTACAGAACACCAGAGACACTGCAGCTCCCCCCCAAAGACCTTGAAGAGCTATGCCTGGACTTCCAGCTTGAAGAGCTCACCCTGTCCCAAGTCCAGGCTGTAGAGAGGGCGACTCGAAGTCAGAGTGCAAGCAGTATTTGGTTTAGGCAAAGAGCTGGACGCGTAACTGCCTCTAAGCTGAAACAAGTTCTTAAGACCAACCCCCAGCAACCATCAAAGAGCTTGATCAAGGCCATATGCTATCCAGAGGCATATAGGTTCACCACAGCTGCTACAAG TTATGGATGCAAACATGAAGCACAAGCCAGAGGAGCATATGAGAAGCTTATGAGCCAGGAGCATGCAGGCTTCTCATGTATGGACAGCGGTCTCTGGCTGAACCCCAAGTGGCCATACATGGGGTCCTCCCCTGATGGGATAGTCACTTGTGACTGTCATGGAACTGGCATCTGCGAGATTAAG TGCCCACACTCTCAGAAAGATGCGGTCAACCTGCGCATGCGTGCTGGGGAGAAGGGCTTCTGCCTCATCAGTGACGGGGATAATGTCACACTGGACCCAACTCATGACTACTATTACCAAATTCAGGCACAGCTTCACATTGCAAATGCAGAGTACTGTGACTTTGTTGTGTGGAACCGCAATGACATATTTGTTGAAAGGATTTTGCCTGACCTTGAGTTTTGGGATGATGCGATTCCTAAAGTTGAGTGTTTTTTTAGAAACAGTATACTCCCAGAAATACTGGGACAGCAAGTTACAAACATACATGTGTAA
- the LOC101476170 gene encoding 15-hydroxyprostaglandin dehydrogenase [NAD(+)]: protein MALGGKTAIVTGAAMGIGKAITEILLKNGAKVAVLDVNKVEGENLVKDLNKEYGADRALFLSCNVESDEEFKAAFQKAAEAFGAIGILCNNAGILNEEKWQDMISINLAGVIRGTYLALEHMRKTNGGGGGVIVNIASMAGLGPLLTCPVYTATKHGVIGFTRAVAAASAASNYGIRVNALCPSFVGTELFTTIEHKLGQFAHLKGVANQLVEKLGVLNTPEVAECILELVTDETKNGEAFMVRTEMKGYVPFPSLSSTNKP from the exons ATGGCTCTGGGCGGTAAAACTGCGATAGTGACAGGAGCGGCGATGGGAATAGGGAAAGCGATAACGGAGATTCTTCTGAAAAACGGTGCTAAG GTTGCCGTCCTGGACGTGAATAAAGTTGAAGGAGAGAATCTAGTTAAAGACCTGAATAAAGAGTATGGAGCAGACCGAGCCCTGTTCCTGAGCTGCAATGTTGAATCGGACGAGGAGTTCAAAG CTGCCTTTCAGAAAGCTGCAGAAGCCTTTGGAGCAATCGGCATCTTGTGCAACAATGCCGGCATCTTGAATGAGGAGAAGTGGCAGGATATGATCTCCATAAACCTG GCGGGTGTTATTAGGGGGACTTACCTGGCGCTGGAGCACATGCGCAAGACGaatggaggtggaggaggggtcATCGTCAACATAGCATCTATGGCAG GTCTGGGCCCTCTTCTTACCTGTCCTGTCTATACGGCTACCAAGCACGGAGTGATCGGATTTACTCGAGCCGTTGCG gcTGCCTCTGCAGCATCAAACTATGGAATACGGGTCAACGCTCTTTGTCCAAGTTTTGTTGGAACCGAACTTTTTACGACAATCGAACACAAACTGGGACAATTTGCTCACCTGAAGGGTGTAGCCAACCAGCTTGTGGAAAAGCTTGGGGTGTTAAA TACACCTGAGGTAGCAGAGTGCATCCTTGAGCTGgtgacagatgagaccaaaaatGGAGAGGCCTTCATGGTGCGCACAGAAATGAAAGGTTACGTCCCTTTTCCATCACTAAGTAGCACCAATAAACCTTGA